One window of Halopseudomonas maritima genomic DNA carries:
- a CDS encoding AAA family ATPase — MIETKKQGIQVAKESIKKKLWNTLTLSSNGLKFLKTGIEMAKRNKARKAPEAQNTNSAQSDFAPKYQKATAGVDSLASLIQGDASAVALPDLEEDQIRELNKVEPEKKVEFERLLADISDVAKRVHDLQEDAQKRTDDLARKEEAFSRRSDENKKRTEEIKKLDEELKQRHVEIKKSESCLADKERELEKRELDARSGFAAQNVAALSDLKKEIVELESRKTEIQLGILKAEQKARDDESARASEVMEREAEIANNERALQQQQRRLDAEWKELERERVQIREDSLREASQEIARLTDARLRAEARLEKVYRDWTSTEQKLEQYREFSEALAGRSAREILDELAAQKRRVTQLENQIANSHDDQLQFENEALRKLRDEQKAQVDEVHLDLADAKAQLHRLRLGVSDKENLEREKRALEKNNQILSARLNDLGKTVDDLTQSQQSEKPFPQMAWMDSASTADWIKDRKAKELSLPEQDVPDLKTFSVELQHRIAQAEEGTELHFDLEVIQLLIAGLAMSPLHIFQGISGTGKTSLAKAFAKAVGGHCTDIAVQAGWRDRDDLLGHYNAFEKRFYERDCLQGLYRAQTAAYKDRCNIILLDEMNLSRPEQYFAEFLSALEKNDPDDRLISLSESQLLNAPALLVEGRKIRIPHNVWFVGTANHDETTNEFADKTYDRAHVMTLPRQEARFKPDTTPKASFSYESLMERFGAAVEQNADEVSELLMELTTGPLTSILQDRFNQGWGNRLERQAKRFIPVYMAAGGRKEDALDHLLASRILRRGKVTDRFDKTIDDLTAVEHALTTVWKGWTSEPRRSLALLAEDRRRKERGA; from the coding sequence GTGATAGAAACAAAAAAGCAGGGCATTCAGGTAGCGAAAGAGTCGATAAAGAAGAAGCTATGGAACACGCTGACTTTGTCATCGAATGGGCTCAAATTTTTAAAGACTGGTATTGAAATGGCTAAACGTAATAAAGCAAGAAAAGCCCCTGAGGCCCAAAATACGAATTCGGCACAAAGTGATTTTGCGCCGAAATATCAGAAGGCAACTGCTGGCGTTGACTCCCTTGCATCGCTGATTCAAGGCGATGCTTCTGCTGTGGCACTCCCTGACTTGGAGGAAGATCAGATCAGAGAGTTGAATAAGGTAGAGCCCGAGAAAAAAGTTGAGTTCGAGAGGTTGCTAGCGGATATCTCTGATGTCGCAAAGAGAGTTCATGACCTACAAGAAGACGCACAAAAACGCACTGATGACCTGGCTCGCAAGGAGGAGGCATTCTCCCGCCGAAGTGATGAGAACAAGAAGCGAACCGAAGAGATCAAAAAACTCGACGAAGAGTTGAAGCAAAGACACGTTGAGATAAAAAAGTCCGAATCATGTTTGGCCGATAAGGAGCGTGAGCTTGAGAAGCGAGAACTGGACGCGCGTTCCGGTTTTGCCGCCCAAAACGTGGCCGCACTCAGTGATCTCAAGAAGGAGATCGTGGAGCTCGAGTCTAGGAAGACTGAGATTCAACTCGGCATCCTTAAAGCGGAGCAGAAAGCACGTGACGATGAGTCCGCGCGCGCATCCGAAGTGATGGAACGTGAAGCGGAGATTGCAAACAATGAGAGAGCTCTACAGCAGCAGCAACGGCGACTAGATGCAGAGTGGAAAGAGCTTGAGCGTGAACGGGTCCAGATCCGCGAAGATTCACTTCGCGAGGCCAGTCAGGAAATTGCCAGATTGACCGATGCTAGACTACGCGCAGAGGCACGCCTTGAAAAGGTTTACCGCGACTGGACATCGACTGAACAGAAGCTAGAGCAATACCGGGAGTTCTCAGAGGCATTGGCAGGGAGGTCTGCTCGCGAGATACTTGACGAGCTGGCTGCCCAAAAACGTCGAGTCACTCAATTGGAAAACCAAATTGCAAACAGCCATGATGATCAGTTGCAATTTGAGAACGAGGCGCTGCGAAAACTCCGCGATGAGCAAAAGGCCCAAGTCGACGAGGTTCATTTGGATTTGGCTGATGCAAAAGCTCAGCTTCATCGCCTTCGCCTCGGCGTGAGTGACAAAGAGAACCTAGAAAGAGAAAAGCGCGCCCTGGAAAAGAACAATCAGATCTTGAGTGCAAGGCTCAATGACTTGGGCAAAACGGTAGATGACCTAACTCAGTCACAGCAATCTGAGAAGCCGTTCCCTCAAATGGCATGGATGGATTCCGCATCCACTGCCGATTGGATCAAGGATCGCAAGGCCAAGGAGTTGAGCCTCCCAGAGCAAGACGTTCCCGATTTGAAGACATTCTCGGTTGAGTTGCAGCACCGGATCGCTCAAGCGGAGGAAGGTACAGAACTGCATTTTGATCTCGAAGTTATTCAGTTGCTGATTGCCGGGTTGGCCATGAGCCCGCTTCACATCTTTCAGGGAATTAGTGGCACGGGCAAAACGAGTCTGGCCAAGGCGTTCGCCAAGGCCGTTGGGGGGCATTGCACTGACATTGCCGTCCAGGCTGGCTGGCGAGATCGTGATGACCTACTGGGACACTACAACGCTTTCGAAAAGCGCTTCTATGAGCGCGACTGCCTGCAAGGCCTCTACCGTGCGCAAACCGCAGCTTACAAGGACCGGTGTAACATCATATTGCTTGACGAGATGAACCTGTCGCGCCCGGAGCAGTATTTTGCTGAGTTCCTCTCGGCGCTCGAAAAGAATGACCCAGATGATCGATTAATCAGCTTGTCGGAGAGCCAGTTGCTGAACGCGCCAGCGCTGTTGGTCGAGGGGCGAAAGATTCGGATTCCCCACAACGTCTGGTTTGTAGGTACTGCTAACCACGATGAAACGACAAATGAGTTCGCTGACAAAACCTACGACCGGGCTCATGTCATGACGCTTCCTCGCCAGGAAGCGAGATTCAAGCCAGATACAACGCCGAAGGCTAGCTTTAGCTATGAATCATTGATGGAGCGTTTCGGTGCTGCTGTGGAACAAAACGCTGATGAGGTTTCAGAGCTGTTGATGGAGTTGACCACAGGCCCGCTAACGAGCATTTTGCAAGATCGCTTTAACCAAGGCTGGGGCAATCGACTTGAGCGTCAGGCCAAGCGATTTATCCCCGTCTACATGGCTGCAGGTGGTCGCAAAGAAGACGCCTTAGACCATTTGCTTGCCAGCAGAATACTCAGGCGCGGTAAGGTCACTGATAGATTCGATAAGACTATCGATGATTTGACCGCCGTCGAACACGCGCTTACGACTGTTTGGAAAGGATGGACATCGGAGCCTCGCCGTTCCCTTGCCTTGTTGGCTGAAGACCGTCGTCGCAAGGAACGTGGGGCATGA
- a CDS encoding DEAD/DEAH box helicase, which translates to MKLCDFPLLSGELTQFTCDDLGADWQIGEAVSVQAHGNDYLLRQGNSVCVGKVEGRQDRTALQVQRGLTLWVLRHRHGEALHLQSLDLVEQIQLDMAISVDEAIAEQLASRDEISPPDVPTAVGWLNERFISAELAPTAEMDRVFLGHFDNASDESFVLFGAGWRGNVRRDAGVLKLMSVTRLKGARARVAMAVGKISFQDASVAMRLQSTEQRALLDAALRDNGSYLRLWQEYGALEWEQARDCARELGSLRFKSAELVEGEQWAWFLKVDADHLRDFRKRWKALGLAKTTQVELGDRELDLDSDVEDAPGKADRARRRPVRGVLRFEREGVVLTLPQDRRSERPSAKGYIFYSLAGEENVQKNRARAKQSINDGRRLPQLSYLLEGVAPPSARRRQVSGLSVYAKACFKGPPTERQKLALDVAINTPDIALIVGPPGTGKTQVIAALQRRLAETLGENSLQHQVLISSYQHDAVDNALNRAEVFGLPAVRIGGRGRRDEGGVDPVGVWCERKRKEISVRLDAIRLNEPLTQPLEELDRRITALRLASMSAQERQTQFEQIDILLRRLFDLDVRLPAQIKDRWDEFLAQQKSIETQRQANEPTGLMRLLRALRTSSIGFADDGPDRAHQLERTLRRSKVKLQDAEWGLLQRLSTVADATEADLAELAAFKRSMLDRLSPDYRPPQLKQALSGEALGLLADIEHAIDAPLRQSRRGISAVVASYHAALSQAPNEAARAVREYASIVGATCQQSAGKAMSSLKELSDLDASEGIEFDTVVIDEAARANPLDLFVPMAMARRRIILVGDHRQLPHLVQRELEDELISKQSLTAAQAKAYEQSLFERLVKQLREQEKVDNIKRVVMLDTQYRMHPTLGDFISKQFYESEGLDVLHSGRPAEDFAHTIPGYQGKCAAWLDVPLQGGKERFLKPGYERRAEAISIAKEVKRIADSCGPSLSIGVISFYRAQCDLILDALADEGLAEEEDGEIRIARSYRQTESGDERLRVGTVDAFQGKEFDLVFLAVVRANDVVIPDHKEGEERERLLNSKYGHLRLANRMNVAMSRQRKLLVAVGAKHMAEGPESEEGVPALAAFLKLCREEMAHGR; encoded by the coding sequence ATGAAACTCTGCGACTTTCCTCTTCTGTCGGGTGAACTTACCCAGTTCACATGTGACGACCTGGGAGCCGATTGGCAAATCGGTGAGGCTGTGTCAGTACAGGCACACGGTAATGACTATCTTCTCCGACAGGGCAACTCCGTTTGCGTCGGCAAAGTAGAAGGACGTCAAGATCGAACTGCGCTTCAGGTCCAACGAGGCCTGACGCTGTGGGTGTTAAGACATCGGCATGGCGAGGCTCTCCACCTTCAATCGCTGGATTTGGTTGAGCAGATCCAACTGGACATGGCGATTTCTGTTGATGAGGCCATTGCGGAGCAATTGGCCAGCAGGGATGAGATTTCTCCTCCAGACGTACCCACTGCAGTTGGTTGGTTGAATGAGCGATTCATCTCAGCTGAATTAGCACCGACCGCAGAGATGGATCGTGTTTTTCTTGGCCACTTCGACAACGCTTCCGATGAAAGTTTCGTTCTGTTTGGTGCAGGCTGGCGCGGCAACGTCAGACGAGATGCTGGCGTGCTGAAACTGATGAGTGTCACTCGTCTCAAGGGGGCTAGAGCACGTGTAGCGATGGCCGTTGGTAAGATCTCTTTCCAAGATGCCAGTGTCGCCATGCGTCTCCAGAGTACAGAGCAACGCGCACTTTTGGATGCCGCGCTGCGCGACAACGGCAGCTACCTACGTTTATGGCAAGAGTATGGTGCGCTTGAATGGGAGCAGGCTCGAGATTGCGCGAGGGAACTGGGTTCTCTTCGCTTCAAGAGCGCGGAACTCGTCGAAGGCGAACAGTGGGCCTGGTTTCTAAAAGTTGATGCGGATCACCTAAGGGATTTCCGGAAACGATGGAAAGCTTTGGGGCTGGCGAAAACGACGCAAGTGGAGCTTGGGGATCGGGAACTTGATCTTGATTCCGATGTTGAAGACGCGCCGGGCAAAGCTGATCGAGCACGCCGTCGCCCGGTTCGTGGTGTATTGCGGTTCGAGCGAGAGGGTGTGGTCTTGACCCTTCCCCAAGACAGGCGCTCAGAACGTCCGTCTGCAAAGGGATATATTTTTTACTCGCTGGCAGGTGAGGAGAATGTTCAGAAAAATCGTGCGCGCGCAAAACAATCCATCAATGATGGGCGTCGATTGCCGCAATTGAGCTACTTGCTGGAAGGTGTAGCCCCCCCAAGTGCTCGTCGGCGCCAAGTATCAGGCCTATCTGTCTACGCCAAAGCTTGTTTCAAGGGGCCTCCAACCGAGCGCCAAAAGCTGGCCTTGGATGTAGCCATCAATACCCCGGACATTGCGCTGATTGTTGGCCCACCAGGAACGGGTAAGACCCAGGTCATAGCAGCATTGCAGCGGCGCCTTGCCGAAACACTCGGTGAAAACTCGCTGCAGCACCAAGTGCTGATTAGCAGTTACCAGCACGATGCGGTCGATAACGCCCTGAATCGTGCAGAAGTCTTTGGCTTGCCTGCCGTTAGAATTGGCGGTCGAGGGCGCCGTGACGAAGGCGGTGTCGACCCCGTTGGTGTTTGGTGTGAACGCAAACGGAAAGAAATCTCTGTTCGACTCGACGCGATTCGGCTGAATGAGCCGCTGACTCAACCATTGGAAGAGCTAGATCGACGTATCACAGCATTGAGACTCGCGAGCATGTCGGCACAGGAACGCCAAACACAGTTCGAACAGATTGATATCCTTTTGCGTCGGCTGTTCGATCTAGACGTTCGTCTCCCGGCCCAAATTAAGGACCGATGGGATGAGTTTCTTGCACAGCAGAAGAGTATCGAAACCCAGCGTCAGGCCAATGAGCCTACTGGGCTTATGCGCTTGCTGAGAGCCCTGCGCACCAGTTCTATCGGGTTCGCCGATGACGGGCCGGACAGAGCTCACCAGCTTGAGCGCACGCTGCGGCGCAGCAAGGTCAAACTTCAAGACGCGGAATGGGGCTTGCTCCAGCGACTTTCAACGGTTGCCGATGCCACTGAAGCAGACCTTGCTGAGTTGGCTGCATTTAAGAGGTCCATGCTGGATCGGTTGAGCCCCGATTACAGGCCCCCACAGCTAAAGCAAGCGCTGAGCGGCGAAGCACTTGGTCTCTTGGCCGACATCGAGCACGCAATCGACGCGCCTTTGCGTCAATCTCGCCGTGGCATCTCTGCGGTAGTGGCCTCGTACCACGCGGCACTTTCCCAAGCCCCCAATGAGGCAGCGAGAGCGGTCCGCGAGTACGCCAGCATTGTCGGTGCGACCTGCCAGCAGTCAGCTGGTAAGGCGATGAGCAGCTTGAAGGAGTTGAGCGACCTAGATGCATCAGAAGGAATCGAATTCGACACGGTTGTCATCGATGAAGCCGCAAGAGCAAATCCTCTCGATCTTTTCGTTCCAATGGCGATGGCGCGGCGTCGGATCATCCTGGTTGGTGACCATCGGCAACTACCTCACCTTGTTCAGCGAGAGTTGGAAGATGAACTCATTTCTAAGCAAAGCCTGACTGCGGCCCAAGCGAAGGCGTATGAGCAGAGTCTCTTTGAGCGGCTGGTGAAGCAGCTTAGGGAGCAAGAGAAAGTCGACAACATCAAACGCGTCGTGATGCTCGATACGCAGTACAGAATGCATCCGACACTGGGTGACTTCATCAGCAAACAGTTCTATGAATCTGAGGGATTGGACGTCTTGCACTCGGGGCGACCTGCGGAGGATTTCGCTCACACGATTCCTGGCTACCAAGGCAAATGTGCGGCTTGGTTGGATGTGCCTCTGCAGGGCGGGAAAGAAAGATTCCTAAAACCCGGTTATGAAAGACGTGCGGAGGCAATTTCTATTGCAAAAGAGGTTAAGCGGATTGCTGATTCTTGTGGGCCGTCGCTGAGCATTGGGGTCATCAGTTTCTACCGCGCCCAGTGTGACCTGATACTTGATGCACTGGCTGACGAGGGCTTGGCAGAGGAAGAGGATGGGGAGATCCGTATCGCGCGCTCCTACCGGCAGACTGAATCAGGTGATGAGCGACTGCGCGTCGGCACGGTTGACGCGTTTCAAGGCAAAGAGTTTGACCTCGTCTTCCTGGCCGTAGTGCGAGCTAACGACGTGGTGATTCCCGATCACAAGGAAGGGGAAGAGCGCGAACGATTGCTAAACAGCAAGTATGGACACTTGCGGTTGGCAAATCGCATGAACGTGGCGATGAGTCGCCAGAGGAAGCTCCTCGTCGCCGTCGGTGCCAAACACATGGCAGAAGGACCCGAGTCTGAGGAAGGGGTCCCGGCGCTGGCTGCATTCCTCAAGCTTTGCAGAGAGGAGATGGCGCATGGCCGCTGA
- a CDS encoding protein kinase domain-containing protein, whose amino-acid sequence MSTATPEAPKKNRTVLDQHGQSYELTGRIGEGGQGIVCTTNYPNVLVKVSRATTEEKRNSWTSNIRALMRQPLEGLPIAHPQALITQPQPGYVMELMDGLAPMTELIQVATDALMSDDGLSGYVKTGGLLRRLKMLARLARVLADLHGRGLAYGDLSPANVFVSQSLEYAEVWLIDADNVASQSRDGQQGVFTPDYGAPEILRGESGINTLTDSWSFAVMAYRILTLVHPLKGDVVLEGEPESEEAALRGEFPWVDHPVDRSNALSIGLPREITLNAPLRALFERCFNAGLNNTGERPSLNEWADAFEAATGHCDQCESCGSTFFYTSKHICPFCDHAQDTNRTILLQEYRYMPPDLLREDLPEDVPESSIRKECWTRTGKAMVLSMSPTELKTLPLGTSLYADARPLCTVELAKDGLWIEPSVGTQVSLQRASDDKVVAVVRRQRLKSDSRSGVSFWLHLGAVEEEHVVWRFNW is encoded by the coding sequence ATGAGCACAGCAACACCAGAGGCACCAAAGAAAAACAGGACGGTGCTAGACCAACACGGTCAGTCCTATGAACTGACAGGGCGTATCGGCGAAGGCGGTCAGGGGATCGTTTGCACGACCAACTACCCCAATGTACTCGTCAAAGTCTCTCGCGCAACCACAGAAGAAAAGCGAAACAGTTGGACGAGCAACATTCGCGCACTTATGCGTCAGCCACTTGAGGGCCTTCCCATCGCACATCCGCAAGCCCTCATCACGCAGCCGCAGCCCGGTTACGTCATGGAATTGATGGATGGACTGGCGCCAATGACTGAACTGATACAGGTGGCCACTGACGCCTTGATGTCAGATGATGGCCTCTCCGGCTATGTGAAGACAGGTGGCCTGCTGCGTCGGTTGAAGATGCTCGCGCGACTGGCTCGGGTGTTGGCGGATCTGCATGGCCGAGGACTCGCCTACGGCGATCTCTCTCCTGCAAATGTGTTCGTATCGCAGTCTCTTGAGTACGCCGAAGTCTGGTTAATCGATGCCGACAACGTTGCGAGTCAGTCGCGCGATGGCCAACAAGGGGTTTTCACCCCCGATTACGGGGCTCCAGAGATTCTGAGGGGAGAGTCCGGCATCAACACCCTGACCGACAGCTGGAGTTTTGCGGTCATGGCGTATCGCATCCTCACGCTGGTTCACCCCCTTAAGGGGGACGTTGTTCTTGAGGGTGAACCCGAGAGTGAAGAGGCGGCTCTCCGAGGCGAATTCCCTTGGGTAGATCACCCAGTTGATCGCAGCAACGCCTTGTCGATAGGCCTTCCCCGCGAAATCACGCTCAATGCGCCACTGCGTGCGCTGTTTGAACGATGCTTCAATGCTGGGTTGAACAATACGGGTGAACGGCCAAGTCTGAATGAGTGGGCAGATGCCTTCGAGGCTGCCACAGGCCATTGCGATCAATGCGAGTCTTGCGGCAGCACGTTTTTTTACACCTCGAAGCACATCTGTCCATTTTGCGATCACGCCCAGGACACGAATCGCACGATTCTTTTGCAGGAATATCGCTATATGCCTCCGGATCTGCTCCGGGAGGACTTGCCGGAAGATGTTCCAGAGTCGTCGATTCGAAAAGAGTGCTGGACTCGCACAGGTAAGGCGATGGTTTTGAGTATGAGCCCTACCGAGTTGAAGACTTTGCCTTTGGGGACGTCCCTGTACGCGGATGCCCGTCCGCTATGCACTGTCGAACTTGCTAAGGATGGGCTGTGGATAGAGCCATCAGTCGGTACCCAAGTTTCCCTGCAGAGAGCATCTGATGACAAAGTCGTCGCGGTTGTGCGTCGTCAGCGGCTCAAGTCAGACAGTCGTTCAGGAGTGTCTTTTTGGCTCCACCTAGGCGCAGTAGAAGAAGAGCACGTCGTTTGGCGTTTCAACTGGTGA
- a CDS encoding PP2C family serine/threonine-protein phosphatase: MRFIACGASVIGPRHRDLGEPNQDAMVLAGCRGGWIATVADGLGSRARSDLGARSACQVTRRILRATSSNFGLPATLPLIHQRWLEAIAPTTPRDAATTLLLCSVTDLGEVHAAQLGDGLLLVKCAGEFRRITPERAAYGNQTWALESTHLQDKWSWTRGRFTEPGDGVVLMTDGVADDLEPAHLADFFDALYQDLSARNRRRGRRWLQSELNDWATPLHSDDKTLVAIFRTSE; the protein is encoded by the coding sequence ATGAGGTTTATTGCCTGCGGCGCGAGCGTTATTGGTCCGCGACACCGGGATCTGGGCGAGCCTAATCAGGACGCGATGGTCCTGGCGGGTTGCCGAGGTGGCTGGATTGCGACTGTGGCAGACGGGTTGGGATCGAGAGCACGTAGTGATCTGGGAGCACGTAGTGCCTGCCAAGTTACCCGGCGGATCTTGCGCGCTACATCGAGCAATTTCGGTCTACCCGCAACCTTGCCCTTGATTCATCAGCGATGGCTCGAAGCTATTGCTCCGACAACTCCACGAGATGCCGCGACCACACTACTGTTGTGTAGCGTGACAGACCTAGGCGAGGTCCATGCAGCCCAATTGGGTGATGGTCTTCTGCTGGTGAAATGCGCTGGTGAGTTCCGTCGCATCACGCCAGAGCGCGCGGCCTATGGCAATCAGACTTGGGCACTTGAGTCCACGCACCTGCAGGACAAATGGAGCTGGACAAGGGGCCGATTCACCGAGCCGGGTGATGGTGTTGTCTTGATGACAGATGGCGTGGCCGATGACCTCGAACCAGCCCATCTTGCCGACTTCTTTGATGCGCTTTACCAAGACTTAAGCGCTCGAAATCGGCGCAGAGGCAGACGCTGGTTGCAGTCTGAACTGAATGACTGGGCGACACCCTTACACAGCGACGACAAAACACTCGTGGCCATTTTTAGGACGTCTGAATGA
- a CDS encoding vWA domain-containing protein, translating into MGFAKYQEDIVSRYVGDLAMRSTKEPASAPKKPCPSASNESDQRINKMSSLKKFAVATPRPLPVIVLADTSGSMGENSKIEALNAAMKEMVSTFAQESRLRAEIQVGLITFGGKAQMHLPLVAAHGVTGVSEFQAGGATPMGAAFDLARQLLEDKDRIPSRAYRPVLILLSDGQPNDDWEAPFNALCNSERAQKAVRLAMAIGPDADVAMLKDFANDAEAPIFKAHNARDIHRFFRAVTMSVTTRTASQNPDTSTAFVVPPPDDDALDLDF; encoded by the coding sequence ATGGGTTTTGCCAAATACCAGGAAGACATCGTGAGTCGATATGTCGGCGATCTTGCGATGCGTTCTACCAAGGAGCCGGCTTCAGCACCCAAGAAACCGTGCCCGAGTGCGAGTAATGAATCTGATCAAAGGATAAACAAGATGAGTAGTCTCAAAAAATTCGCTGTCGCCACGCCTCGCCCTCTCCCTGTGATTGTCCTGGCTGATACAAGCGGAAGCATGGGGGAGAACAGCAAAATCGAGGCGCTAAATGCGGCGATGAAGGAGATGGTCTCAACTTTCGCTCAGGAGAGTCGTCTGCGCGCCGAAATCCAGGTGGGCTTGATCACCTTCGGTGGAAAGGCGCAGATGCATCTACCGTTGGTTGCGGCGCATGGCGTAACCGGAGTCTCGGAATTTCAGGCTGGTGGTGCTACGCCGATGGGTGCGGCATTTGACCTCGCTCGTCAGTTGCTGGAAGACAAGGATCGTATCCCCTCTAGAGCCTATCGCCCAGTTTTGATCCTTTTGTCTGACGGACAACCGAACGACGACTGGGAGGCTCCTTTCAACGCTCTTTGTAACTCCGAGCGGGCGCAGAAGGCGGTCCGGCTAGCCATGGCGATTGGGCCGGATGCCGATGTAGCAATGCTGAAGGATTTTGCAAACGACGCAGAGGCTCCCATTTTTAAGGCCCACAACGCCCGGGATATCCACCGCTTCTTCCGTGCAGTGACCATGAGTGTGACCACTCGCACGGCAAGCCAAAACCCAGACACCTCAACCGCTTTCGTTGTTCCGCCCCCGGATGACGACGCACTGGACCTTGACTTCTAA
- a CDS encoding GmrSD restriction endonuclease domain-containing protein, whose protein sequence is MSAQKYSVNQHLIETLLSWVKSGEIAIPEIQRPFVWDASKVRDLMDSLYQGFPVGYIIAWRNPTVKLKDGSLAEGKKVLIDGQQRVTALTAAIAGQQVINQDYQQVRIRIAFHPIEERFEVSNPAIEKDKAWFADIAPIVSGELKAHKVGRDYLELNPDVDEDLLYERLDRLCDITKKQIGLIELAADLDIETVTEIFIRINSKGVVLSQADFVMSKIAANEEFDGNTLRKAIDYFCHLSIAPEFYAHIENNDKAFVQTDYFRAMRWLKSENDDLYDPSYSDMLRVAFTTKFNRGRLSDLVGLLSGRNFETRSYEKEIEEASFKTLSEGVKEFINETHFKRFLMIIRSAGYVDSSMIGSVNALNFAYVLYLKLKRDLGNNPNIESWVRRWFVMSLLTGRYSGSPESRFDKDIKAVHERAFADVLSDIEAAELSDAFWDFGLPQALNTSSVNAPAIKVFWAAQANRGDKGFLSKDITVRDMLTHHGDIHHIFPKNFLKQRGLLRSKYNQVANYVYVQQEVNIKIGDTAPAAYMAKVFDQCQQGAAHYGAIISLDDLKANLAANCLPEDLCAYQPEQFEAFLAERRRLMAQKIKGYYWGL, encoded by the coding sequence ATGTCGGCACAGAAATACTCGGTTAACCAACACCTGATCGAAACGCTGCTGAGCTGGGTTAAGTCTGGCGAGATCGCCATTCCGGAAATCCAGCGGCCTTTTGTGTGGGACGCCAGCAAGGTGCGTGATCTGATGGACAGCCTGTATCAGGGCTTTCCGGTGGGTTACATCATTGCCTGGCGTAACCCGACGGTGAAGCTGAAAGACGGCTCGCTGGCCGAGGGCAAGAAGGTGCTGATCGATGGTCAGCAGCGTGTCACGGCGCTGACCGCTGCCATCGCCGGTCAGCAGGTGATCAACCAGGATTACCAGCAGGTGCGTATCCGCATCGCCTTCCACCCCATCGAAGAACGCTTCGAGGTCAGCAACCCGGCCATCGAGAAAGACAAAGCCTGGTTTGCCGATATCGCGCCCATCGTTAGCGGTGAACTCAAGGCGCATAAGGTCGGTCGTGACTACCTGGAGCTAAACCCTGATGTCGATGAAGACCTGCTTTACGAGCGCCTGGACAGGTTGTGCGATATCACCAAGAAGCAGATCGGCCTGATCGAGCTGGCGGCGGATTTGGATATCGAGACGGTCACCGAGATCTTTATCCGCATCAATTCCAAGGGTGTGGTGCTGAGCCAGGCAGACTTTGTCATGTCGAAGATCGCTGCCAACGAGGAGTTCGACGGCAACACCCTGCGCAAGGCCATCGACTACTTCTGCCACCTCTCCATCGCGCCCGAGTTTTACGCGCACATTGAGAACAACGATAAGGCCTTCGTGCAGACCGACTACTTCCGAGCCATGCGTTGGCTGAAGAGTGAGAACGACGACCTCTACGACCCCAGCTACTCGGACATGCTGCGCGTAGCTTTCACCACCAAGTTCAATCGTGGAAGGCTGTCGGATCTAGTCGGGCTGCTCTCGGGCCGTAACTTCGAAACCCGCAGCTACGAGAAGGAAATCGAAGAGGCGTCCTTCAAAACGCTGAGCGAGGGGGTGAAGGAGTTCATCAACGAAACGCACTTCAAGCGCTTCCTGATGATCATCCGTTCGGCGGGCTACGTGGACAGCTCGATGATTGGCTCGGTTAACGCGCTGAACTTCGCCTACGTGCTGTACCTCAAGCTCAAGCGCGACCTGGGCAACAACCCCAATATCGAAAGCTGGGTGCGCCGCTGGTTCGTCATGTCGCTGCTGACGGGGCGTTACTCGGGTTCGCCAGAATCCCGCTTCGATAAGGACATCAAGGCCGTGCACGAGCGAGCGTTTGCTGACGTACTGTCTGATATCGAAGCGGCTGAACTGTCTGATGCCTTCTGGGACTTCGGTCTGCCGCAGGCGTTGAACACCTCTTCAGTGAACGCTCCGGCCATCAAGGTATTCTGGGCCGCACAGGCCAATCGCGGTGACAAGGGCTTCCTGTCCAAGGACATCACCGTGCGTGACATGCTTACGCACCACGGCGATATCCATCACATCTTCCCGAAGAACTTCCTCAAGCAGCGGGGGCTGCTCAGAAGCAAGTACAACCAAGTGGCCAACTACGTGTACGTGCAGCAGGAAGTGAACATCAAAATCGGCGACACCGCCCCGGCCGCTTATATGGCAAAGGTCTTTGACCAGTGTCAGCAAGGCGCAGCGCACTATGGTGCGATCATCAGCCTGGATGACCTTAAGGCAAACCTGGCCGCCAACTGCCTGCCCGAAGATCTGTGTGCCTACCAGCCAGAACAGTTTGAGGCATTTTTGGCTGAACGCCGCCGGTTGATGGCGCAGAAGATTAAAGGGTACTACTGGGGGTTGTGA